A stretch of the Eulemur rufifrons isolate Redbay chromosome 20, OSU_ERuf_1, whole genome shotgun sequence genome encodes the following:
- the FAM217B gene encoding protein FAM217B: MNAGLSWNKVQHPESSAGKRQSQPEGRHVSSRLRSSLVGASPPAEDKFKESVSPEGKPKRDLLGPTCQGASGNRLFLDFQSMKIIKEDADEDSASDLSDSERVPIPPSPLTPPDLNLRAEEIDPVYFDLHPGQGPARPGYYYPDFLPPPFSSWDLRDMALLLNAECKSEAVPRAGGLLGKYIDRLIQLEWLQIQTIQCEKGKGAKARPPATPGTSGALKSPGRSKLIASALSKPLPHQEGASKSGPSRKKDVHHEVRPSYYTFEASPKPSDIRGSSRLCSQKQTLEMRTEEKKKKSSKSTKLPRWDLSCSDSSKVEANGNIRIPRQSAVILDSADSCKATRTQAHANLKKKGNANSCGRATSISSEKKLKTNGVKQNTYKLK; this comes from the exons ATGAATGCTGGCCTATCTTGGAATAAAGTACAGCATCCAGAAAGTTCTGCAGGAAAAAGACAGAGTCAGCCCGAAGGACGTCATGTTTCTTCCCGGCTGAGAAGTAGCCTCGTGGGTGCCTCCCCTCCAGCTGAGGATAAGTTTAAAGAAAGCGTTTCCCCAGAAGGAAAACCCAAGAGGGATCTGCTTGGACCCACGTGTCAGGGGGCCTCAGGAAACAGATTATTTCTTGACTTTCAGTCAATGAAAATCATCAAAGAAGATGCTGATGAAGACAGCGCGAGTGATCTCTCTGACTCGGAGAGAGTTCCCATCCCCCCTTCTCCCCTCACGCCTCCAGATCTGAATCTTCGAGCTGAAGAAATTGATCCAGTGTACTTCGATCTTCACCCCGGCCAGGGCCCTGCCAGACCCGGATACTATTACCCTGatttcctcccacccccttttAGCTCCTGGGACCTACGGGATATGGCCCTGCTTTTGAACGCAGAGTGTAAAAGCGAAGCCGTGCCACGAGCCGGAGGACTGCTCGGGAAGTATATCGACAGGCTTATCCAGCTCGAGTGGCTGCAGATCCAAACTATACAGTGTGAAAAAGGGAAGGGGGCCAAAGCAAGGCCCCCCGCTACCCCAGGGACTTCAGGGGCTCTGAAGAGCCCTGGGAGGAGTAAGCTGATTGCTAGTGCTCTGTCCAAGCCACTACCTCACCAGGAAGGGGCTTCAAAGTCAGGCCCTTCACGAAAGAAAGATGTTCACCATGAAGTCCGTCCGTCCTACTACACGTTTGAGGCTTCCCCCAAACCCAGTGATATACGGGGTAGTAGCAGGTTATGTTCTCAGAAGCAAACTCTGGAAATgaggacagaagagaagaaaaaaaaatcaagtaagagTACAAAGCTGCCACGTTGGGATTTGTCCTGCAGTGACAGCTCTAAGGTGGAAGCCAATGGTAACATTCGAATTCCCAGACAATCAGCCGTGATTCTGGACTCAGCGGACTCCTGCAAGGCCACTAGAACACAAGCACATGCAAATcttaagaaaaagggaaatgcaaatagcTGTGGTCGTGCCA CCAGTATATCCAGTgagaaaaaactcaaaacaaatggAGTAAAGCAAAAcacatacaaattaaaatga